One Clavelina lepadiformis chromosome 1, kaClaLepa1.1, whole genome shotgun sequence genomic region harbors:
- the LOC143445969 gene encoding putative ATP-dependent RNA helicase DDX5, with translation MPGYGRDGGYGGRGGGRGGGQGGSYRGRGGGRSYGSDRNGGGGGGRFGGSGGSRYGGGDRGGPKYEAPGSNLRKIKWDMSKLIPFQKEFYQEHPAVSNRPSSAIQEFYRQNEITVEGNDIKHPVFQFTEVNFPDYILNQIAKSGFQNPTAIQAIGWPHALSGKDLVGIAQTGSGKTLSFLMPALIHINAQPYLERGDGPIALVLCPTRELAQQVQQVADEYGSMCHIRNTCVYGGAAKGPQLRDLDRGCEIVIATPGRLIDFLEQKKTNLRRCTYLVLDEADRMLDMGFEPQIRKIIEQIRPDRQTLMWSATWPKEVRKLAEDFLKEYVHVQVGSLNISANHNILQIIDVCGEEEKGDKLMRLMEEIMGEQENKTIIFTETKRKCDLLTRNMRHDGWPAMCIHGDKSQPERDWVLNEFRTGKSPILVATDVASRGLDVSDIKFVINYDFPSQCEDYIHRIGRTARANQTGTAYTFFTQGNGKQAAQLIDILREAKQQINPRLMELAQASSKFGGGGRNRYRGGNSGYNKGGGYSNSRNGYGGKQNGYSSNGYVNPSKTLPTYGAMPGTNFMMMPGGPVPM, from the coding sequence ATGCCTGGTTACGGACGTGATGGCGGATATGGTGGAAGAGGCGGTGGACGAGGTGGTGGCCAAGGAGGATCATATAGAGGCCGTGGTGGTGGAAGAAGCTACGGATCAGACCGAAATGGCGGCGGTGGAGGAGGAAGATTTGGTGGAAGCGGAGGCAGTCGATACGGTGGTGGTGATCGAGGCGGACCAAAATATGAGGCCCCAGGGTCAAATTTGCGTAAAATAAAGTGGGACATGTCTAAGCTGATCCCATttcaaaaagaattttatcAAGAACATCCGGCCGTCTCAAATCGTCCATCATCTGCCATACAGGAATTTTATCGTCAAAATGAAATCACAGTTGAAGGTAATGATATCAAACATCCAGTATTTCAATTCACAGAAGTCAACTTCCCAGACTACATCCTAAACCAAATAGCGAAAAGTGGATTCCAGAATCCTACTGCCATCCAAGCGATTGGCTGGCCACATGCACTCAGTGGGAAAGACTTAGTTGGAATTGCTCAGACTGGCTCTGGAAAAACATTATCTTTTTTAATGCCAGCGCTTATACACATCAACGCTCAACCTTACTTGGAGCGAGGTGATGGTCCTATCGCATTAGTTTTGTGTCCTACAAGAGAGTTGGCTCAGCAAGTGCAGCAGGTTGCTGATGAATATGGTTCAATGTGCCATATACGCAACACTTGTGTGTATGGAGGAGCTGCCAAAGGACCACAATTGAGAGATTTGGACCGGGGCTGTGAGATTGTGATTGCAACTCCTGGTCGTTTAATTGACTTTCTGGAACAGAAGAAAACAAATCTTCGTCGCTGCACCTACCTTGTTTTGGATGAGGCGGACAGAATGTTAGACATGGGATTTGAACCACAAATTCGAAAGATCATTGAACAAATTCGTCCAGATCGCCAAACACTGATGTGGAGTGCAACTTGGCCTAAAGAAGTCCGAAAACTTGCTGaagattttttgaaagaataTGTCCATGTTCAAGTAGGATCCCTGAACATTTCGGCAAATCACAACATTCTCCAAATTATTGATGTTTGCGGTGAGGAAGAAAAGGGTGATAAACTCATGCGCTTGATGGAAGAGATTATGGGAgagcaagaaaacaaaactattATTTTCACGgagacaaaaagaaaatgtgaCCTTCTCACACGAAACATGCGACATGATGGGTGGCCAGCAATGTGCATTCATGGTGATAAATCTCAGCCAGAACGTGACTGGGTGTTGAATGAATTTCGTACAGGGAAGTCTCCCATTCTCGTTGCTACTGATGTTGCTTCTCGTGGCTTAGATGTCAGTGATATTAAATTTGTCATCAACTATGACTTTCCAAGCCAGTGTGAAGACTATATTCATCGAATTGGTCGAACTGCTCGTGCTAATCAAACTGGCACAGCTTATACTTTCTTCACACAAGGAAATGGGAAGCAGGCAGCTCAACTAATTGACATACTGAGAGAAGCAAAACAGCAAATCAATCCCAGGCTTATGGAGCTTGCACAAGCATCTAGCAAGTTTGGTGGTGGTGGTCGAAACCGTTATCGTGGTGGTAATAGTGGGTACAACAAAGGTGGTGGTTATTCCAACTCAAGAAACGGTTATGGTGGCAAGCAGAACGGTTACTCTTCTAATGGTTATGTTAATCCATCTAAAACCCTACCAACGTATGGAGCAATGCCAGGCACCAACTTCATGATGATGCCAGGCGGCCCGGTTCCTATGTGA
- the LOC143445979 gene encoding DDB1- and CUL4-associated factor 13-like — MKIKVLSRNPDDYQRETKLDIHKVYRNYNPALHPFEAPREYVRALNATKLERVFAKPFLASLNGHTDSVCCMCKHKQRLNTIFSGSCDGEIRQWTLTNQRCIRALPAHTGFVRGITCAPDGTTFISVGDDNTIKHWTTDALSEQSHNPLNTIVTKTLYTGIDHHWKEPIYATCGQTVDIWNDERSEPVKVYKWGTDSVNSISFNPVETNMCVSTVADRSIVLYDLRSSIPVNKVILKLRSNVVAWNPMEAFMFTAANEDHNLYTFDIRRLDFASNVHTDHADAVLDVDYAPTGKEFVSGSYDKSIRIFPVNGSRSREVYHTKRMQRVFTVKWSLDNRYILSGSDEMNIRLWKARAAEKLGRLAPREQAAADYNNKLKKKFAYHPQIKRISRHRHVPKTIYSILKEKRTIKDSMRRKEQNLRAHSKPGTVPHIPERAKHIVTTAIKDDDIDEEDSLV, encoded by the exons atgaaaataaaGGTTTTATCAAGGAATCCAGATGATTATCAAAGAGAAACAAAATTAGATATTCATAAAG TGTATCGGAATTATAACCCTGCACTACATCCATTCGAGGCGCCCAGAGAATATGTCAGGGCTCTAAATGCCACCAAACTTGAACGTGTGTTTGCGAAGCCATTTCTTGCATCGTTGAATGGCCACACCGACAGTGTTTGCTGCATGTGCAAACACAAACAGCgcttaaacacaattttttcaggGTCCTGTGATGGAGAG ATACGGCAGTGGACATTAACCAACCAAAGGTGTATAAGGGCATTACCGGCCCATACTGGATTTGTACGTGGTATAACTTGTGCTCCAGACGGCACAACTTTTATTTCTGTCGGTGATGACAACACCATCAAGCATTGGACCACGGATGCTTTGAGTGAACAAAGCCATAATCCTTTGAATACGATAGTAACTAAG acACTTTATACAGGAATTGATCATCATTGGAAAGAACCGATTTATGCTACTTGTGGCCAAACTGTAGACATATGGAACGACGAGAGATCTGAACCTGTGAAGGTTTATAAATGGGGAACAGATTCAGTTAATAGTATAAGTTTTAATCCAGTCGAAACCAACATGTGTGTCAGCACAGTCGCAGATAG GAGTATTGTGTTGTATGACCTTCGCTCGTCAATTCCTGTCAACAAAGTTATACTAAAGCTTCGCAGTAATGTTGTTGCTTGGAACCCAATGGAAGCATTTATGTTCACTGCAGCAAATGAAGACCACAA TTTGTACACGTTTGACATCCGGAGACTGGACTTTGCGTCGAACGTGCACACAGATCATGCGGATGCAGTGTTAGATGTTGATTATGCTCCAACTGGAAAAGAATTTGTATCGGGAAGTTATGATAA GTCAATTAGAATATTCCCAGTTAACGGAAGTAGAAGTAGAGAAGTTTATCATACAAAAAGAATGCAAAGAGTGTTCACTGTCAAGTGGTCACTCGACAACAG GTATATATTATCAGGCTCTGATGAGATGAATATAAGGCTGTGGAAGGCAAGGGCTGCAGAGAAACTAGGAAGG CTTGCACCTCGTGAGCAAGCTGCTGCAGATTATAATAATAAactgaagaaaaaatttgcGTATCATCCCCAAATTAAAAGAATATCAAGGCACAG ACATGTTCCTAAGACTATTTACAGCATTCTTAAAGAGAAACGAACTATTAAAGACTCTATGCGACGGAA GGAACAAAATCTTCGAGCTCACAGCAAACCCGGCACTGTCCCACATATTCCAGAACGGGCAAAGCATATTGTTACTACTGCAATCAAAGATGATGATATTGATGAAGAAGATTCACTTGTCTAA
- the LOC143445997 gene encoding transmembrane protein 70 homolog, mitochondrial-like — MGALSSSGLYFSRNMKSYGLHTKSSILFPSMKLYITNSTPSVCRINTHTNYKASSFSNYKQSLFNRTDMVIANRFVSTSKVEDPEIGKLLYIGSDKNRLKRTLGSFYVLSAGVAAASPYLLKVASNSVIATSIMGVNIIVFVFLNPLGLYQFGKRYVNELYHNEKTDTYTATTLSPLVVTESRLTFTPKECQMPAVPSVFTSFYVQQRPLFVNSDTMNYADYVKMLRYASDFDYENPDRQKNYTDAIKKAVEDKQREQTPKND, encoded by the exons ATGGGAGCTTTGTCATCCTCAGGACTATATTTCTCAAGAAACATGAAGAGTTATGGATTACATACAAAGTCATCAATCTTGTTCCCCAGTATGAAGCTATACATAACAAACTCAACTCCTTCAGTATGCCGCATTAATACCCACACTAACTACAAAGCGTCATCATTCAGCAATTACAAGCAATCTCTTTTCAACAGAACTGATATGGTAATTGCAAATAGATTTGTTTCTACCTCAAAAGTAGAAGACCCAGAAATAGGCAAATTACTCTACATTGGAAGTGACAAGAATAGATTGAAAA GGACACTGGGATCGTTTTATGTTTTGAGTGCTGGAGTAGCTGCGGCATCACCCTATCTGCTGAAGGTTGCTTCAAACTCTGTAATCGCG aCCTCTATCATGGGAGTGAATATTATCGTATTTGTCTTTTTAAATCCTCTTGGACTGTACCAGTTTGGAAAGCGCTATGTTAATGAACTTTATCACAATGAAAAGACCGATACTTATACAGCAACTACACTTTCGCCATTGGTAGTGACAGAATCAAG GTTAACATTTACCCCTAAGGAATGTCAAATGCCAGCAGTCCCAAGTGTTTTCACTTCATTTTATGTGCAGCAGCGTCCTCTCTTTGTTAATTCAGACACAATGAACTACGCAGATTATGTGAAAATGCTAAG ATATGCTTCTGATTTTGATTATGAAAATCCAGATCGGCAAAAAAACTACACTGATGCGATTAAGAAAGCTGTAGAAGATAAACAACGTGAACAGACTCCGAAAAATGACTGA
- the LOC143445989 gene encoding zinc finger and BTB domain-containing protein 41-like encodes MFSCEVCGKSYTKNRHLRLHFARNHVDKSEWTDKCDVCGKVYADAEILQRHALTHHNLGIKCPIEDCNEEFPSQLAMHKHRKSHFSKDFENLKEVKAKKKKYCCEECDMSFAKHHLLTQHSYIHTNVLPFKCTKCETAFLTLAHRNRHEKVHNGYKCDQCNQRFDTWTDLRSHVSKEHPRRFPCTKCDKTFRMACRLREHMVSHGEVRKLYKCKECDRTFVKKFNLKTHIKIQHENVKTFKCPTEGCLKVFAHNHSLKKHMVTHAPDYVRPTRKRLDKPARKARKGKTNKISLLSQITGIKPKIITVGV; translated from the coding sequence ATGTTTAGCTGCGAAGTCTGTGGAAAGTCTTACACTAAAAACAGACATCTAAGGTTACACTTTGCTAGAAATCATGTCGACAAAAGTGAGTGGACGGATAAGTGCGATGTTTGCGGAAAAGTCTACGCCGACGCTGAAATACTACAAAGACATGCTTTAACCCATCATAACTTAGGAATAAAATGCCCCATTGAAGATTGTAATGAAGAATTTCCAAGTCAATTAGCTATGCATAAGCACAGAAAAtcacatttttcaaaagattttgaaaacttaaaagaggtgaaagcaaaaaagaaaaaatattgctgTGAGGAATGTGACATGTCGTTCGCAAAGCATCATTTGTTAACACAGCACTCATACATTCACACAAATGTGCTTCCATTTAAATGCACTAAATGTGAGACAGCATTCTTGACACTTGCCCATCGGAACAGACATGAAAAAGTTCATAATGGATATAAGTGTGACCAGTGTAATCAACGATTTGACACTTGGACCGACCTAAGAAGCCATGTGAGCAAGGAACATCCCCGGAGGTTTCCATGCACAAAATGCGACAAGACATTTCGCATGGCATGCCGATTACGTGAGCATATGGTGTCACACGGAGAAGTAAGAAAGCTGTATAAGTGCAAAGAATGTGACCGAACATTTGTCAAGAAATTTAATCTTAAAACCCATATAAAAATCCAacatgaaaatgttaaaacctTCAAATGTCCTACTGAAGGTTGCTTGAAAGTATTTGCTCATAACCATAGCTTAAAAAAGCATATGGTCACACACGCGCCAGATTATGTTCGTCCAACTCGTAAAAGATTAGATAAACCTGCTAGAAAGGCAAGAAAAGGAAAAACCAACAAGATAAGCCTTCTTTCTCAAATAACAGGAATAAAGCCTAAAATAATCACTGTTGGAgtttaa